In Liquorilactobacillus nagelii DSM 13675, the following proteins share a genomic window:
- the rplU gene encoding 50S ribosomal protein L21 yields the protein MYAIIKTGGKQLKVEAGQVIYVEKLPVAAGEKVTFDQVVLVGGEKTVIGKPFVDGASVVGTVEKQGRERKVVTYKYKPKKHSHTKQGHRQPYTKVVIDEINA from the coding sequence ATGTACGCAATTATCAAAACTGGCGGCAAGCAACTTAAAGTTGAGGCTGGCCAGGTGATCTATGTAGAAAAATTACCAGTTGCTGCAGGTGAAAAAGTAACTTTCGATCAAGTTGTTTTGGTTGGTGGTGAAAAAACAGTGATTGGCAAACCTTTTGTTGATGGAGCATCTGTTGTTGGAACTGTTGAAAAGCAGGGACGTGAACGTAAGGTTGTCACATATAAGTACAAGCCAAAGAAACATTCACATACAAAACAGGGACATCGTCAACCTTATACTAAAGTTGTGATTGATGAAATCAACGCTTAA
- a CDS encoding ribosomal-processing cysteine protease Prp — translation MICATFNCQKKLINSFELTGHADAGEYGNDIVCAAVSVLAISTVNGLQQLAKADLLVKQDEKNGGYLAVTLKDLHNSAAQLLLHNFQLALKDVAQTYSNYLKIKAE, via the coding sequence ATGATTTGTGCTACTTTTAACTGTCAGAAAAAATTAATTAATAGTTTTGAACTGACAGGTCATGCTGATGCCGGAGAGTATGGCAATGATATTGTTTGTGCAGCTGTTTCAGTGTTGGCGATCAGCACAGTTAATGGATTACAGCAATTGGCTAAAGCTGATTTGTTAGTGAAGCAAGATGAAAAAAATGGCGGCTATTTAGCGGTTACTTTGAAAGACTTGCATAATTCGGCTGCACAATTGTTATTGCATAATTTTCAACTAGCTTTAAAGGATGTAGCACAAACCTATTCCAATTATTTGAAAATCAAAGCAGAATAA
- the rpmA gene encoding 50S ribosomal protein L27, giving the protein MIMDLQFFAHKKGGGSTANGRDSESKRLGAKQADGQVVSGGSILYRQRGTKIYPGVNVGMGGDNTLFAKTSGVVRFERKGRDKKQVSVYPVAE; this is encoded by the coding sequence ATGATTATGGATTTGCAATTCTTCGCCCATAAAAAAGGCGGCGGTTCAACAGCTAACGGACGTGATTCTGAATCGAAACGTTTAGGAGCAAAACAAGCTGACGGACAAGTTGTTTCGGGCGGTTCAATTCTTTACCGCCAACGGGGTACAAAAATCTATCCTGGTGTTAATGTTGGCATGGGTGGCGATAATACTTTGTTTGCTAAGACAAGTGGAGTTGTTCGTTTTGAACGTAAAGGTCGCGACAAGAAACAGGTTTCTGTTTACCCAGTTGCAGAATAA
- a CDS encoding M24 family metallopeptidase, translated as MENSRVKKLRKEMQRMHFDGFLVTDPVNRCYMSGFTGDDGVLLITEQDQFLITDWRFERQVEHDCPTWQLVLTRDYLGETCRLAQKKHLSALAFESTINYDNYSFLDENFPADLAAVSAVIESQRSIKSEAEVNIIRESCQLAGRGYQAVLEFLQQEKDITSITEHDVAVFLDQFMQKHGAEDKSFPTIVASGERSTWPHAMASSASLKPQTMVTLDFGYFLHKYTSDVTRTFAIGEQSKEFYQLYQIVQAAQKATIEAIKPGISGKQLDQIGRQIITQAGYGKYFNHGMGHGIGLAIHELPAVGAGSQDVLQTGQIVTIEPGAYVPDVGGVRIEDDILVTQAGYEILTDFNRDYREL; from the coding sequence ATGGAAAATTCAAGGGTCAAAAAATTGCGCAAAGAAATGCAAAGAATGCACTTTGATGGTTTTTTGGTGACTGATCCAGTCAATCGCTGTTATATGAGTGGCTTTACAGGGGATGATGGAGTTTTACTGATTACTGAACAAGATCAATTTCTGATTACAGACTGGCGTTTTGAACGCCAGGTGGAACATGATTGTCCCACTTGGCAACTAGTTTTAACTAGAGATTATTTAGGTGAGACTTGTCGTTTAGCACAAAAAAAGCATCTATCTGCATTAGCTTTTGAAAGTACCATAAATTATGATAACTATAGTTTTTTAGATGAGAATTTTCCAGCTGACTTAGCTGCAGTTTCTGCAGTAATTGAATCTCAGCGTTCAATCAAAAGCGAAGCAGAAGTGAATATAATTCGCGAATCATGTCAATTAGCTGGGCGTGGTTATCAAGCGGTACTTGAATTTTTACAACAGGAAAAAGATATTACAAGCATAACTGAGCATGATGTTGCAGTTTTTTTGGATCAGTTTATGCAAAAGCATGGTGCAGAAGATAAATCATTTCCAACAATTGTTGCTAGTGGTGAAAGATCAACCTGGCCGCATGCGATGGCCTCTAGCGCTTCGTTAAAGCCACAAACAATGGTTACACTTGATTTTGGCTATTTTTTACATAAATACACTTCAGATGTAACCAGAACATTTGCAATAGGCGAACAATCAAAAGAATTTTATCAGTTATATCAAATAGTGCAAGCAGCTCAAAAGGCTACGATTGAAGCTATCAAGCCCGGAATTTCGGGAAAACAACTCGACCAAATTGGACGCCAGATCATTACCCAAGCTGGTTATGGGAAATATTTTAATCATGGAATGGGACATGGGATCGGTTTGGCAATTCATGAATTACCGGCAGTTGGTGCTGGATCACAAGATGTTTTGCAAACTGGTCAAATAGTCACAATTGAACCAGGAGCTTATGTTCCTGATGTTGGCGGTGTACGAATTGAAGATGATATTTTAG